TTGTGGCATAATCAGAGATATTAACGTATTTGAATGGATTGCTAAAAGATGATGAGCCCACATCATAAATGATATTATTATCATCACCACTAGTTGGTTGATTTGCATGTGCGACCATGCCCATTAATATTACATTCACCACCATGTCTGCTGGTATCTCATCATCAATCataattaatcatttttttattaagtttacTACTATTGTCACAAACTTATAGAAATACGTACACTCTCTACTAACTAAGAAATAAGAATTGTTAAAGGGTAAAGACACTTAGCTTGACTTACTCACCATATCTAAAAGTGCGGTTTGATCCAATATGAAgcattttaattttccttttccatAAGTAACAACTACACTGTCTACGGTTCTTTAAATGATAAGGCCAATCAAGAAAATAAATGTCGTcatatatgtttatattttcaaaatactatatatttaaaaaaataattatatataaaataaaaaataatattatatattcaaattttttttattaaccaagttcaatcaaattagtttaacataacaaaataagttatagttagtattattctaaattttattatttaattttgttaaacttgATTCATAAGAATACTtagaatcaaataaaaaatatctcattcaataattaataaaatatgaaattgataacatttaatacatataatatatgcGCGCTTACCTTGTACCTTTGTAAGTGCTAGTAACAGGAATGTTTTCTTTTAAAGATCCTAATAGCATTTCTCCCATGGCTTTTGTAAAGACATATGTATTTGGCCATCCATACGCAGTTGCTCTGacacatatttaatttaatttagaataaataaaaaaattaatttttaattaattaactttttattgtgtactttcaaaaaaaaatcattttttggaGGATTTaggttaaattttataatttagactttaaaaatttaaattttaaattttaggattaaaaaaatagtttaaaaataattattgatattaactaaaaaataattaattactagttgaattctttaatttaattctgTAAATATGCATTATTATACATAAGTTGTGTTTATCGGTGGAAAAAAAACGTTAGTTATCATGTTACGAATAAAACAGTAATCTAGAGTGACAAAAAAATCCGTCCAAATAGTTTATCTTATCTAGTATTTATTTATAGtataatgtattaaataaaatttaaaataataaattttaatatttttattaatatttttttgattacCAAATATTTctgtaaatgaaaataaatttgtcTAATATTCAATTTTCACATACGAATTTCATTGTAGTTTCAACATgctataagaaaattaaaacctTTGAATGCCTAAGTCCTTCATGGCCATTTGAATATCATGTTGCGTGGCACCCTTCTCTTGAAGCTGATTCAAAGTCTCTTGaaccaatttaatttccctatCAATGTCTAGTCCTGCAACTCCATTTGGTGACACGCCCAATTCATGTGGTTCCTCTAATATCACTCCTTCTCTCTCCCCACATACATAAGCTGCAAGTATAgcaattttttttccctttccaATAATTAAAAACCTACTTTCAATTTCTCTaatcaaataaagcaaaaaTAACCTTTAATTAAACTACTGTTGACACGTGGATAACCACTTTTAGCTTAGTACATTGTTTGGCCAAGTTCAACACATGCTTAACTCCTAATGTATTTACACCCAATGCAACATCATATCTGcattagacaaaaaaaaaaagtaaaaaatggtttaatttaacatttattaattattgtgaCAATTTACAAATGTTAAATAAGCTAAATTTTGTCTGTTTTtggttaatattttttgttactaaacattttttataataaaattcttttgatgttcatcatcatcttattacttctatatttatattataattgttaggtgtatactaaaattagttaccagtatacaatatatataaaaatacatgatacacatttttttttaccaaagatagaGAGATTCGAACCTGCAACCTCTTAGATGAGTATGAAAGATTAtgccatttgagttataatgagtttggaaaattctaaatttgtgatgactaaacattattaattttattaattacaaaattattaaattgattctaactcttatttgttaaattaataattttacgaTGCAGTTTTAATTGGACcgaatataaaagaaaaatattacaaaCCCAAGTGTGAATTGTTGTTTAACATTggttcaaaaataattaataaagtgTGGCTGAATTACTAAATTTTGTTTGGGCCAGATTATATTAACATTATCATTAGCCCAACTCAAATCTTGGTTGGATACACCAATGCTTCCGAAACCAAGTTAGAAGGAAAGCAAATGTTTTTATTGTCTCATGCTTTCAACGGATCTCAACTTTTCCCATGTGATGGATTCCAAATTCATTCAATTATCATTAATTGCATGGAAATAATGAGAGAAAAAGACATTTGATTTGATTGCATCACTTAATGCTACACGCTACTCAGGGCaatcatttcatttaatttcattctCTTTCCTAATTTAATGCTTTTCAAATTTCTGTCTTCTCTCTCATTTCTTTCCTTCATCTTTTTCGGTCATTACACAGCAGCTATGGAAGAAAAATTAAGCTAccgaaaagaaagaaaaacacgCCAAAAGACCAtcacaatgatggcaagaaaaaataaaaaatgtaatgaCTAAGATTTTCATCACTTATGATAAGATATGATGATGAGATCTTGACTTCTTCATACCAAAAATGGTTGAAGGAGATTCGGCCAGTAAGGAGAAGATTCCTGGagggatggcttgtctctgattctgctcaaccaccacaggaagtagctagggtggctacgtgctggaagaggcagagattagAGCAGATGAAGCTATcctcatcatgaagcatcaagggccagaaattcatcttggagagcaagccaaggatggagcgcccagattgatgaagattgatgaccaaggaaagactagaggtaattgcatgttgggttttgcatgagttatctcttttctctctctggccgaaccgattttgtttttgaagaagaataaGTTTAGCTTGGTTTGTTTGGTTTCAACCGTGAAGACTTCTCTCTATAAGTAAGAGTGAACAGTCAGGGTTTGAAGTAAGGAGAAagtgtgagagtgcaaggcacagagttctcagagctgcctgagctaacagattttcttctccttcaatgtattctgttttgtaatttttctgtttaattttgtcatgtcttgagtctcatggaaaaagacaaacagtgaggtttgtaagaaaaaaccATATAGCAAAAAAAGGCatagagtgcaaaattaaaagaaaaagacatagatgtccttagagttcctttgtacatctgtgttgtgtttcataattttgtgggaatccccttataagttgggttagcactttacagtctgtaatcaagaagattatagtgaaattacatcattgttgtgatggagactggatgtaggctgcactgcatttagcagctgaaccaggatatatctgggtgttatttttcttctcttctactccattttctGTTTCTGCTACTCAGGAGATAAAACCGcaaaatatctcgtgccaagtgacgagacaaaaagaaaagtttcgtggctagggacgagacaaaaatcaCCAGAAGTTATTTAAAAGACAAGCAAGTGTTACTAAGCAAAAATGAGCTAAGATTTAACCCCCctcttctcttagccactgaaaccatcaagtTATAActcattaaaaataagttaaaatgcatatgtatttatatacaaatatatgataactaattttagtggcGGATTTTGGTGTGTAACTAACATTTTTAGTAACCATAATATACCTTTGATAAAAGTTAGTTGTTGCAGCTGAATTAACTATAACATCAATTTGTTTGTAAATTTGGGAGTCCTTCAAATTAAAATCCTCTTGTGAAATGTCTCCGGGCAGGACGATCAATTTTTGGGTGACCAAGGAATCAAATTTCGTACCTACACTTTCCTTCACCAATCTAAATAACTCCTTCCCTGTTATCTACATAGATATATTTGATGGATTAAGTTAAGATTAATTTGTTGTGATTTGACTTGAAAATAGACCTGATTATTTACGTATATATTCATCATCACCTCATTATGTAAGCGTTGAGTGGCGGATTCAAAATCTTTAGCTCTCACAAGAAGATAAAGTTTTGCCACATTTGGTTGCACCCTTAATATCTTTTCCACTACAACTGCAAATTAATAAGCACACAAGTAAACACTATCTACATAATGATGCTAACTGAATTATAAGAATGCAAAAATAAAGGAAGAGATAGATAAAGATGAGACGTTTAGCAAGGAAGCCAGTGGCACCAGTGATTAAAATGGTCTTGTCCTCAAGGAACTGCGTTATGCTTCCCAACTCCATATCTGATTGATGAAGTagataaataaagatatttatttatttatagctACTATTAGCAGAGTGAACCATTATTGTGATGAATTGAATTTGCACAGTTGGATGAAAAAGATAGTAGAGGTTGGTTTGGATTTAAAGGGGCTGGACCATACACAACTTATTATGATGAATTTGAACCAAGCTGCTACCACCTTTTCTTATCTTCTCCTCAAATAGTTCATGCATTCTCCATTATTATTCTTGCCATTGCTATATAAAAATCCACCTAACTAATAAGTTCTGGTGgtatttttctccttttgtgTTGGGAGAGGCTTAATTTCTGCGTTATATATTTGTGAAGATTTTCAAGTAATGAACAGGCATGCATGACAATAACAAATCTGATCCTTTAATTTAGAATGGAGTCCTTCAAATCTAAGTCCTCTTTAGAAATGTCTCCAGGCACCACTCGCAACTTTTCTGACACAAAGGAATTGAAGTTGGCACCAAGATTTTCCTTCAGCAATATGAACAACTCCTTGCCAATGATCTACATCTGCATAATAGTGATGATATGAGATCGGGGGGAGTGTGTGTATTACTCGCTCTACTTTTAAATTGAGTAAAGATCAAACTTGCTTTTGATGAAACACTTTGAcacttaactttttttattttaagacaATATGATCTTCTGTTAAAAGATCTctgttaaataataataaaaattaatttgatgggTAAAAGACACCTTGTTTTTCGTGAAAATAGATAAGAGCCAAATTAAGTCTTTattccttttaaatttaaaaatttgagacAATCAATAAGTTAAGCACTTCATAATTCAATATCTGTGAGTCTCAATTATCAAAAGAAGATATAATCTCGAATAATGTTAAATGGCCATCAGAATTATTAGACTAAAAGAACTAGATTAAAGAAATTGAATTAATGActaaataatgacaaaaaataataaattctgatgatCTCCTAGCATTTCTTTATAATCTCTTCGTATTTGGTTGGGATCAGAGTATCTTCTCTACAAAAACTGTAACAATCCACcaaattaaacaattaaattGTTGTACTGACagatataaattaaagaaaaaatgttaGTTACTTGatgtttttcataaattaaaacacAATAATGGAGCAGTACTTTTAGCAATGAAGCCCGTGGCACCAGTGACTAGAATGGTCTTGTCCTCAAGGAACTGCAATTAGTGCAATATACTTCCAAACTCTATTGAACATAAATTATGATGAAGTGATCGAAAATGGAAACAACCATGTACATTAATATATATGTAGCAACTTAATTTTGAATGTGATGGCGGTGTGGTCGGTTAGGTCGTTATATATACACACAAACACATCAAATCCCCTGCTGTCCTTCATTATTATTCTGTACGGCCTAGCTCAACCAGTGCTTATTATAAGCTTATAAAAGtagttacttatttatttattgatcacCTACTAAATTAAACGATTCCTCAGTCCTCACCACAAAAGGAAAGACTCAGATTTGTGTCAACCCCATTTTGCAACCAATTCAAGTATGCAAATTACAAATTCAACTTCTTTCAGTTACTTTCCTTCCTAACTTGCTTGCTTCTTTTTATTGTCTCTGAATTTCTTTGCTACTCTAGGCATTTAAGTAAATTATTCACATTATTATAGACCTGGAATAGACAGTAGTTTATTTATGAACAAATAATAATAGTCACTGCTACTCAAACATTGTAAAAGTAGTTGGATAAGTTGCATTTTTTAAATGTAGTAAATTAGAATAAGTAAATACAATAGTACATACACTGCCTTTGATTAACAAATAGATAACATACACTTGGATTCGATCATGCACTGAAGCACAAATTTGAACTTACATATATACCAGCTTAATTAatcactttaatttttttattggatagtgctaattaattataatgatCATCACTTGAAAATGTACTTGACGATGCCTGGGAGATGAGTGTTCATAAAGTAATCATCCCAATTGATCACTTTAGGATCGAAGTAAAACAAATCTGTCTCTACCCCTCCTTCTGTTGCTGCCACTCGCAGCTTCTCTGTGTTCATATCATCAAATCTGCGCCCCATAATGACCAaccaacatatatatattagttaataaTGACTAGTGTTATTaggaagaagcaataatatACTTACATGCCATTGAAGAACAAATAAGGCCTATAAAGCTCCACCAACCGCATCACAATTTGGATCTTCCTATTCAGCTCTTGATATGTTCCCTGAAAGTACTTGCAAAATGCTGAATTGGCCAGTTCAAGTCCctattaaattgaaaaagaaaaaacaaaccaGTCTagttaattaagaaaagataacAATGACAAACATTTATGGTCAAGTTGAGTGATTGTGATGATGAAATGAACCTTTAACCAAAAGAGGTAGTGAATGAACATATATCTGCGGAAGCTAGCCATGTTGGTGAAGACAGTAACTTTGCCAACCTTAACAGGTGTTCCATCTTTGTTTATCCAAGGTTTTGCAGTGAAATACCTTAATCCATAGTCTTGGAGATTACTGTATCTAACAGGGTTTCTAACAGAGGAACCCACATGATATATAGCATCACTTGGATGATGTGCATGGGCCACCATAGCCACTAGTATTGCATTCACCACCATGTCTCCTGGTATCTGCTTCAATGTAATAATATTGcatcttataaaaaattatgtcacATATTTTGGACCATATAGTAATAGTACTTTTATGTGCATCGCAGCAACTAACTCACCACATCCACAACTCCATTGATGTTTCCAAGGAAGCATGTTAGTTTTCCTTTCCCGTAAGCAACACCTAAACTATCTATTGTTCTGTAACAATCACAAGAGTTGAAAGAATTCATGTCACTTTTCATtaatgtattatttattatactaTTTCCATTTTTAGTTAACTGTCGCTTCTCTTTATTTGGTGCATTATTATATGGTTGGTGGTTATGGTCAACCAATTTTTTTTGCCATAAAGACACAATttcaattattgttattattacctGCTTACAGTGATAGAGTAAATTATCAAAATGGTATTcgagagaaaataaatatcaaaagaTGTTAATGACAAATAAACATTAGAAAGATTTAATAAaaacaagacaaaaaaaattgatattaaatatatattctaaaaaatgacattagagattaaattttgatgtaaatttttgcaatcattattagaaaaataaattttttttttcatccttaaaatttgattattttttgtcaagtgaatttttgtttaaaaaaaatattgtgaatgattatattttttttaaaaataaaaaaaatctaaagatCAAATTTTACTCTGAATTGTTTTTAtgcatcttttaaatatttattcaaatattgtCACAAAAATTTAGATCTAATGGATAAATCGtttgttaaatataaaagtttttttgcaacttaaaaaaaatataatatttattaattttttttgttcgacatcttttaagaattttttgttaGCGGCTGAATTTTTCGAATCCTGAATTGAATTGGTAGTTAACCCAAAAGTAATACCTAGTCAAACTTGGATAAAATGATCTCTTCATATCGTTATCATCAAGAGTTTAATTAAAGTAATTATTGACTCATGATAAATATAAGGTTGCATTCATCATAATCACTCTTATAAAAGTGAAATTGATCTTATTATTTACCTTACACCTTCCACCCAACCAGAAAAAGGTTCTTTGAATGTACTTGTAACAATTGCAGGACGCAAAATAACAACGGGCATAGTTTCTTTCATTTGTTCCACAAGCATCTCTGCTATTGCTTTTGTAAATACGTATGTATTTGGCCAACCATACACCTTTGCCCTGATCAATGATATCAAACACAATACGTGAATAATAGAGTTGATGATTGAATACAAGGTTTTGTGAGTTTGTGAATGCAAATTTTGATTGCAGAATGATCATAGCACACGTCTTCTTCTATCTGCTTAAATACTAGTAAGCGTTGCTAATCAAATGAGGAAGTTACACTCTAATAAAGCATGTGCACATTAACTAACAAAACAGAATCTGTTAGTTTAGTTACttaaaacagaaaacaaaattaGGTTCAATTTGGATAAGAGGAATATTAGGGGGACAGCAATTTTAGTGTTTTGTAACCATCAATTGACCATCAAtagtgtttttaatggtgtgagattacatctaaTGGTAGGAGATCACTCACTTTTGTTTCGATGGTTAAGTGCTGGTcagaaaacacaaaagttgcTGGCGCCTTAGACTTTTCCTTTGGGTAAACAGCTTAATTAAgttctttttgaaaaattgtttaaataataaatacttatattaaaagtaacttataaataagttattttgtatttaattttttagttttaaaaatgtttattttaatagaaatgtgataaaaaaatttattatgataaaaatatttttttaacttttccaTATGTACTTAAATAACTTCTTAAAAAGttacaatttaattttacaaaattatatcagatattaatactactactttttataattaactataataATAGCTCATTTTTATTgtgaagttatttttttaaaacaaaaaagattccATCATACTACAGTAACACCAAAAGTTAGCAACCATATTAAtcaccagtataaaatatatgttaaaatataaatatacattaaaaataaattaaacaacacatgtatttatacaaaGATATacgataattaatttttaatgtgcacataatatttttaaaaatatttaaaatctagaattaaaaattaaaaatttagaatttaaaaaatatataattttaaataattaattatattggtcaaaaaaattagttctctatttaaattctttaaaaaattaattcagcTGTAGATGTGGCCAgttcatataaaaataagggTAAAAAACACATATATGCCAAGGGGAGATTGATATTACGCAAATCAGCCAAACAAAAATCTCattcatcaatcaaccaaagTACACTataatgtaattcgaatcaactaaATTCGAATCAACCTAGATCGAATTATGACCAACCAAGCGTACAAGTAGTTCGAATCAAGTAGGGTCGAATTAGACAATCATAATTCGAATTTAGTCAATTCAAATTACATGCATCAAGTGACAAGGGGAAGttcgaatcatattgattcgaattactcccTTTTCGtaacaaattctaataaattttttaatgaatttatttaaattatactacaaaaaatattttattctatgcaaaataattttaaaaaatagcttaaaaatattttttaaattattttgcatacaataaaatatttttttgtggtataatttaaataaatttattaaaaaatattcataaactATCAAGAATGGGCAGAAGAGTATTGTATAAAATTCGAATTGCTCACGTATAATTTGAATAAGGcttggtttggtaaagcttttattttttaagaatagctcatgaaagctgtCTTTTAAAAGACGACCTTTTTAAAAGCTACAACACTTACGTTTGGTAAAATCACATTAAAAATAGCTTTTAATAAGCACAAGTACTataattgtgtttggtaaaacagcttttaaaaattaaaaaaaaattataataaacatatttataatgaagaataatattttttcaaattttagagaccaataatttaaatatttatttgatttactctctatattaatataaatagagtTATCATTAGTCAATAATAAAGCTTGTACTGATACGTCTATTACCCATTTATATAATATTGACTCACTTATACAAATCAAAGAAATGAGACACATGTCTCaagtaaaattatatgaaaattgtGTTAGAATTTGTGAAGGTTAGGttgagaaattaaaaatatgtgaGGATTCCAATGGTAATATAATAACAGGAAATATgtgtggaaaaataaataaaatatattttttaattattttgtatggaataaaatatttttttaatttctaaattattattgactatgtagatTACATTCGAATTGCTCaccatataattcgaatcagagTGATTGAATTTCCATGCGTAATTCGAATCATGTAATATCTcaccatataatttaaaaaatttattaaaaaatatccatGAGCTATTAAAAATGGACAAAAGAGTATCGTATGGAATTTAAATTGatagctcattaatattttaaagaagttttgtaattaaatattttgttagctttttttaatgcatgaaataaaatatatattttttaatttttaaattattttttaataaattattaatttcttttaataaatcaggtgtaattcgaatcatcctgattcgaattactgtgcgtgtaattcgaatcaggattcgaattagtgtgtgtgcgtgtgtgtataatttgaatcaatatgattcgaattatatgtaAATAGAGTTCGAATTGAATAAAttcaaactatataaaaatggCTATTGGTAGATTCAtaaagtaaatttttatttggcttcttttttgtaaattttttctttctcttggtTTAATATAGTGATTTgtcctaaaaataataaataaatgaaaacaaTTCTCCGTTCATTCCTCTGTTTTTGCATGTCTTAACTCAACTCTCTAGATTTGACCTTTGAACATGCTTGCTTAACATACAAACATGCGTTGTATATCAGTCTTTTTCACTAATAAATATGCCTGATAATTAATACACTAAAGTAGCTAATCTATAAAgattatattaaaaacataattttctaagaaaatgataaaaagaaaagtGCATGATTTGGATTGCTGAATGTATGACCCGTTCTAGGTCAATGATAAATATGGCCCTATATATTTAATCATGAGTTATTATCCTTAAAAAAGtcaatcaaaatattatttatactctaacattaattattaaattcaaccattatatatttatgtataaatatatattatttaatttatttatgtataatatatattagctatagtcataaattaaattattttatattaaataatttatataacagtgatcttatttatatcataaatattgaattaaataaaaataaaaaatattattttatttgaattttaaaatttagtaaatatcaattttaaatataaataataattttaaaattttagacctctcaatctattaaaaaaatcgttttcatagtttttttaattaaaaatgttgcaatttaattctatcaaaaatataaaaaaaattgattgaaaaaaattaaggtaatttttttattatttttatgaatataaatatattttttgtattatgatatatatttttaattttgaacaatttaatatgaataatttaaattattaaattatttgtaataatatattttatattaatagccATTTTGAACTATTAATTTTGAGAGAGACCATTGTTGAAAATAAGACACAAAGATAAGTATCAAAGTTAATTAAAGGCACCTAAGGTTGTTGGGTAGATATGATGTCTACCTTTCTTGTGGCTCCCTACAAAGTGTGAGATGACACATTGACACATATCCTATTCTATTGGAGGTTAATTAA
This window of the Arachis duranensis cultivar V14167 unplaced genomic scaffold, aradu.V14167.gnm2.J7QH unplaced_Scaffold_232527, whole genome shotgun sequence genome carries:
- the LOC127744275 gene encoding fatty acyl-CoA reductase 3-like yields the protein MPLDYSYSTTLLHYHKHYISQTTLVNFLTLLIIYTLSFYFSSMEVGSVLQFLQDKTILVVGATGFLAKIFLEKVLRVQPNIKKVFLLLRATDAKSATHRLNNEILGTDLFNLLKEKLGTNFNSFISEKLTVFPGDICYEDLGLKDSILKEEICNQVDVIVNLAATTNFDERYDIALDLNVFGAKHVINFAKQCIKLKVLVHVSTAYVCGERGGLILENPYHFKDVPGLDIDAEKKIVRDKLDHLQKQGATHNEIKMAMKDLGITRAKVYGWPNTYVFTKAIAEMLVEQMKETMPVVILRPAIVTSTFKEPFSGWVEGVRTIDSLGVAYGKGKLTCFLGNINGVVDVIPGDMVVNAILVAMVAHAHHPSDAIYHVGSSVRNPVRYSNLQDYGLRYFTAKPWINKDGTPVKVGKVTVFTNMASFRRYMFIHYLFWLKGLELANSAFCKYFQGTYQELNRKIQIVMRLVELYRPYLFFNGIFDDMNTEKLRVAATEGGVETDLFYFDPKVINWDDYFMNTHLPGIVKYIFK